In a genomic window of Gavia stellata isolate bGavSte3 chromosome 30, bGavSte3.hap2, whole genome shotgun sequence:
- the FAM72A gene encoding protein FAM72A isoform X1 has protein sequence MSVSSCTFEDRCVAVLCCRFCQQVLSSRGMKAVLLADTDIDLYSTDIPPSGTVDFIGSCYFTEICKCKLKNIACLKCGNIVGYHVISPCKPCLLSCNNGHFWMFHSQAVFGINRLDPSGVNALLWGNLPDLEESTDEDMSCISEEEYIR, from the exons ATGTCGGTCAGCAGCTGCACCTTCGAGGACCGGTGCGTGGCCGTGCTGTGCTGCCGCTTCTGCCAGCAGGTGCTGAGCTCGCGGGGGATGAAGGCCGTGCTGCTGGCGGACACCGACATCGACCTCTACTCCACCGACATCCCGCCCTCGGG TACTGTTGATTTCATCGGAAGCTGCTATTTTACTGAGATCTGCAAATGCAAACTGAAGAACATCGCGTGTTTAAAGTG TGGTAACATTGTCGGTTATCATGTGATTTCTCCCTGCAAACCTTGCCTGCTGTCCTGTAATAATGGCCACTTCTGGATGTTTCATAGCCAAGCAGTCTTTGGCATCAACAGACTAGACCCTTCTG GTGTGAATGCATTGCTCTGGGGCAACTTGCCAGATTTGGAGGAAAGCACAGATGAAGATATGTCCTGCATCTCTGAGGAGGAGTATATCAGATAG
- the FAM72A gene encoding protein FAM72A isoform X2, whose translation MSVSSCTFEDRTVDFIGSCYFTEICKCKLKNIACLKCGNIVGYHVISPCKPCLLSCNNGHFWMFHSQAVFGINRLDPSGVNALLWGNLPDLEESTDEDMSCISEEEYIR comes from the exons ATGTCGGTCAGCAGCTGCACCTTCGAGGACCG TACTGTTGATTTCATCGGAAGCTGCTATTTTACTGAGATCTGCAAATGCAAACTGAAGAACATCGCGTGTTTAAAGTG TGGTAACATTGTCGGTTATCATGTGATTTCTCCCTGCAAACCTTGCCTGCTGTCCTGTAATAATGGCCACTTCTGGATGTTTCATAGCCAAGCAGTCTTTGGCATCAACAGACTAGACCCTTCTG GTGTGAATGCATTGCTCTGGGGCAACTTGCCAGATTTGGAGGAAAGCACAGATGAAGATATGTCCTGCATCTCTGAGGAGGAGTATATCAGATAG